In Paraconexibacter algicola, the following proteins share a genomic window:
- a CDS encoding adenylate/guanylate cyclase domain-containing protein translates to MEDSGTRYATNGDTTVAYRVVGDGPTDVVFLPGLISHVEVLLESPLIQRYLQRLSSFCRIVLVDRRGLGLSDPAPPGVPLETEIGDLLAVLDAVGSERAAVFAYAAGGPLAVQTAVAHPERISGLVLYACMYRAIADDDYTWAMSAREREERSAQLLEWWGTGGNLERIAPSHVDDDRLREWLGRLERSSASPGRFRDALARFQEVDVRPLLAHVRVPTLVLHRTADRLIDVRHSRYAAERIYGARLVELPGEDSLPAAGESEVLIGEVEEFLTGGRTGAAVHRDLLTVLFTDVVDATGTASRIGDGRWRDLLAEHDAAVRAQLHRYGGREVKTIGDAFLAVFDGPPSQGVRCAAAIVEAVRPLGVQVRAGLHTGECERIGGDVGGMAVHIAARVAALAAADEVLASGTTYGTVVGAGLAWQPRGDHELKGVPGRWPLFALER, encoded by the coding sequence GTGGAGGACTCGGGGACCCGGTACGCGACGAACGGCGACACGACCGTCGCGTACCGCGTGGTCGGCGACGGTCCCACCGACGTCGTCTTCCTGCCCGGCCTGATCTCGCACGTCGAGGTGCTGCTCGAGTCGCCGCTGATCCAGCGCTACCTGCAGCGCCTGTCCTCCTTCTGCCGGATCGTCCTCGTCGACCGGCGCGGCCTGGGTCTGTCGGACCCGGCGCCGCCCGGCGTGCCGCTGGAGACCGAGATCGGCGACCTGCTCGCCGTCCTGGACGCGGTCGGCAGCGAGCGCGCCGCCGTGTTCGCGTACGCGGCGGGCGGGCCGCTGGCCGTGCAGACCGCGGTCGCCCACCCGGAGCGCATCAGCGGCCTGGTCCTCTACGCGTGCATGTACCGGGCGATCGCCGACGACGACTACACGTGGGCGATGAGCGCCCGGGAGCGCGAGGAGCGCAGCGCGCAGCTGCTCGAGTGGTGGGGGACCGGCGGCAACCTGGAGCGGATCGCGCCGAGCCACGTCGACGACGACCGCCTGCGCGAGTGGCTCGGCCGGCTCGAGCGCTCGTCGGCCAGCCCCGGCCGCTTCCGCGACGCGCTCGCCCGCTTCCAGGAGGTCGACGTGCGGCCGCTGCTCGCGCACGTGCGCGTGCCCACGCTCGTGCTGCACCGCACGGCCGACCGCCTCATCGACGTGCGCCACTCCCGCTACGCCGCCGAGCGGATCTACGGGGCCCGGCTCGTCGAGCTGCCCGGGGAGGACTCGCTGCCCGCCGCGGGGGAGAGCGAGGTCCTGATCGGGGAGGTCGAGGAGTTCCTCACCGGCGGGCGCACCGGCGCGGCGGTGCACCGCGACCTGCTGACCGTGCTCTTCACCGACGTCGTCGACGCCACCGGGACCGCGTCGCGGATCGGCGACGGCCGCTGGCGCGACCTGCTCGCCGAGCACGACGCCGCCGTCCGCGCGCAGCTGCACCGCTACGGCGGCCGCGAGGTCAAGACGATCGGGGACGCGTTCCTGGCGGTCTTCGACGGGCCCCCGTCCCAGGGCGTGCGGTGCGCCGCCGCGATCGTCGAGGCGGTCCGCCCGCTCGGCGTCCAGGTCCGCGCCGGCCTGCACACGGGGGAGTGCGAGCGCATCGGCGGTGACGTCGGCGGCATGGCCGTCCACATCGCCGCGCGCGTCGCGGCACTGGCGGCGGCCGACGAGGTGCTCGCCTCCGGCACGACCTACGGCACGGTCGTCGGCGCCGGGCTCGCGTGGCAGCCGCGCGGCGACCACGAGCTCAAGGGCGTCCCCGGCCGCTGGCCGCTGTTCGCGCTCGAGCGCTGA
- a CDS encoding zinc-binding dehydrogenase has product MLAAYAATANDADPLAALEVGERPEPEVPAGWTTVTVKAASLNHHDVWSLRGVGLRAEQLPMILGCDAAGVDEDGNEVVVHGVIGDPAWSGEETLDPRRSLLSERHPGTFAEQVAVPRANLIPKPAELSFADAACLPTAWLTAYRMLFVRADAKPGSTVLVQGAGGGVSTAAIALGAAAGVRVWATSRSEEKRARALELGADRVFEIGARLPERVDAVLETVGEATWAHSLRSLKPGGALVVSGATSGEAPSAELMRVFFLQLRVLGSTMGSREELARLVQLCATSGVRPVIQETMPLADAARGFRAMVDGDVFGKIVFTMD; this is encoded by the coding sequence ATGCTCGCCGCCTACGCCGCCACCGCCAACGACGCCGACCCGCTCGCCGCCCTGGAGGTGGGGGAGCGCCCGGAGCCCGAGGTGCCCGCGGGCTGGACGACCGTGACCGTGAAGGCCGCGTCGCTGAACCACCACGACGTGTGGTCGCTGCGCGGCGTCGGCCTGCGGGCCGAGCAGCTGCCGATGATCCTCGGCTGTGACGCCGCCGGGGTCGACGAGGACGGCAACGAGGTCGTCGTCCACGGCGTGATCGGCGACCCGGCCTGGTCCGGGGAGGAGACGCTCGACCCGCGCCGCTCGCTGCTGTCCGAGCGCCATCCGGGCACGTTCGCCGAGCAGGTCGCGGTCCCGCGGGCCAACCTCATCCCCAAGCCGGCGGAGCTGTCCTTCGCGGACGCGGCCTGCCTGCCGACCGCGTGGCTGACCGCCTACCGGATGCTGTTCGTGCGCGCCGACGCCAAGCCGGGCTCGACGGTGCTGGTCCAGGGTGCGGGCGGTGGCGTGTCGACCGCGGCGATCGCGCTCGGCGCGGCCGCCGGCGTGCGCGTCTGGGCGACGTCGCGCAGCGAGGAGAAGCGCGCCCGCGCGCTGGAGCTCGGGGCCGACCGCGTCTTCGAGATCGGGGCGCGGCTGCCCGAGCGCGTGGACGCGGTCCTCGAGACGGTCGGCGAGGCGACCTGGGCGCACTCGCTGCGCAGCCTGAAGCCGGGCGGTGCGCTGGTCGTCTCCGGGGCCACCAGCGGCGAGGCGCCCTCGGCGGAGCTGATGCGCGTGTTCTTCCTGCAGCTGCGGGTCCTCGGCTCGACGATGGGCTCGCGCGAGGAGCTCGCGCGGCTCGTGCAGCTGTGCGCGACCAGCGGGGTGCGCCCGGTGATCCAGGAGACGATGCCGCTGGCCGACGCCGCCCGCGGCTTCCGCGCGATGGTCGACGGGGACGTCTTCGGCAAGATCGTCTTCACCATGGACTGA
- a CDS encoding lactate 2-monooxygenase, producing MSSPEIPFANYQYEIYLRGSMMNQRPRRPLDWQRLEEQAAATLARGPWGYIAGGAGRGDTMRANQAAFDRWALSPRMLRDVAQRSTARTVLGTPLPAPVLLAPIGVQTLAHPDGELATARASARTGVPLVTSSASSFTFEEIAEASGDTPRWYQLYWPKDRTIATSFIRRAEAAGYSALVVTLDTWLLGWRPMDLDEGFLPFLWGEGNVNYLQDPAFRALLAAPPEEDMQAAIGQFAFQFSNPAVTWEDLAFLRETTELPIVLKGILRADDARLAAEHGVDGVIVSNHGGRQVDGAIGALAALPEVVDAVGDRLEVLFDSGIRGGSDALKALALGARAVLLGRPYMWGLATGGEDGVVDVVRSLLAELDLAMALTGHRTIDDVDRSALVATP from the coding sequence ATGAGCTCGCCCGAGATCCCCTTCGCCAACTACCAGTACGAGATCTACCTGCGCGGCAGCATGATGAACCAGCGCCCGCGCCGGCCGCTGGACTGGCAGCGCCTGGAGGAGCAGGCCGCCGCGACGCTCGCCCGCGGCCCCTGGGGCTACATCGCGGGCGGTGCCGGGCGCGGGGACACGATGCGCGCCAACCAGGCGGCGTTCGACCGCTGGGCGCTGTCGCCGCGGATGCTGCGCGACGTCGCGCAGCGCTCGACCGCGCGGACCGTCCTGGGGACGCCGCTGCCCGCCCCGGTGCTGCTCGCGCCGATCGGGGTGCAGACGCTCGCCCACCCCGACGGCGAGCTCGCCACCGCGCGTGCGAGCGCCCGCACCGGGGTGCCGCTCGTCACGTCCTCGGCGTCGAGCTTCACGTTCGAGGAGATCGCCGAGGCGAGCGGGGACACGCCACGCTGGTACCAGCTGTACTGGCCGAAGGACCGGACGATCGCGACGTCGTTCATCCGGCGCGCCGAGGCCGCCGGGTACAGCGCGCTGGTCGTCACGCTCGACACCTGGCTGCTCGGCTGGCGGCCGATGGACCTCGACGAGGGGTTCCTCCCGTTCCTGTGGGGCGAGGGCAACGTCAACTACCTCCAGGACCCCGCGTTCCGGGCGCTCCTGGCCGCCCCGCCCGAGGAGGACATGCAGGCGGCGATCGGGCAGTTCGCGTTCCAGTTCTCCAACCCGGCGGTCACCTGGGAGGACCTCGCGTTCCTGCGCGAGACCACCGAGCTGCCGATCGTGCTCAAGGGCATCCTGCGCGCCGACGACGCGCGGCTGGCCGCCGAGCACGGCGTCGACGGGGTGATCGTCTCCAACCACGGCGGCCGCCAGGTCGACGGGGCGATCGGCGCGCTCGCCGCGCTGCCCGAGGTCGTGGACGCGGTCGGCGACCGGCTCGAGGTGCTCTTCGACTCGGGCATCCGCGGCGGCTCGGACGCGCTGAAGGCGCTGGCGCTCGGCGCCCGTGCCGTGCTGCTCGGCCGGCCGTACATGTGGGGGCTGGCGACCGGTGGCGAAGACGGCGTCGTCGACGTCGTGCGGTCGCTGCTGGCCGAGCTCGACCTCGCGATGGCCCTCACCGGCCACCGCACGATCGACGACGTCGACCGCAGCGCCCTGGTCGCCACCCCGTGA
- a CDS encoding CoA-binding protein gives MSGSPPAHVREVLTTTRVWAVVGCSPDPSRDSHRIAALLQSRGYEVIPVNPREREILGQRVYPRVTDIPAARGVEVVDVFRRSEDAGAHVDEAIAIGARAVWLQLGVVDEAAAARATAAGLTVVMDRCPAIELPRL, from the coding sequence GTGAGCGGGAGCCCGCCCGCGCACGTCCGCGAGGTCCTCACAACCACGCGCGTGTGGGCGGTCGTCGGCTGCTCGCCCGACCCGTCACGGGACTCGCACCGGATCGCCGCGCTGCTGCAGTCGCGCGGCTACGAGGTGATCCCGGTGAACCCGCGCGAGCGCGAGATCCTCGGACAGCGCGTCTATCCGCGCGTGACCGACATCCCGGCCGCGCGCGGCGTCGAGGTCGTCGACGTGTTCCGTCGCAGCGAGGACGCGGGCGCCCACGTCGACGAGGCGATCGCGATCGGCGCCCGCGCCGTCTGGCTGCAGCTCGGCGTGGTCGACGAGGCGGCCGCCGCGCGGGCGACCGCGGCCGGGCTCACGGTCGTGATGGACCGCTGCCCGGCGATCGAGCTGCCACGCCTCTGA
- a CDS encoding mismatch-specific DNA-glycosylase produces MPGARPSFSRAELDAFRGTEVPDLLGPGLRLLFVGINPGLWTAAVQTHFAHPGNRFYPALHRAGITAHEIDRARGMSDADRAHLVERGVGITNLVRRATARADELTAEELRAGGERLLGLVRERRPAVVAIAGITAYRDAFGERRAQAGRQPDRLDGPFAGTPLWVVPNPSGLNAHATVESLAEVYRAAAVEAGVVPAT; encoded by the coding sequence GTGCCGGGCGCCCGTCCCTCGTTCTCCCGCGCCGAGCTCGACGCCTTCCGCGGCACCGAGGTGCCCGACCTGCTCGGGCCGGGGCTGCGGCTGCTGTTCGTCGGCATCAACCCCGGCCTGTGGACCGCGGCGGTGCAGACGCACTTCGCCCATCCGGGCAACCGCTTCTACCCGGCGCTGCACCGGGCCGGGATCACCGCCCACGAGATCGACCGGGCGCGCGGCATGTCCGACGCGGACCGCGCCCACCTCGTCGAGCGCGGCGTGGGGATCACGAACCTCGTGCGCCGCGCGACCGCGCGCGCCGACGAGCTGACCGCGGAGGAGCTGCGGGCCGGCGGGGAGCGCCTGCTCGGACTCGTGCGGGAGCGCCGCCCGGCCGTGGTCGCGATCGCCGGGATCACCGCGTACCGCGACGCGTTCGGGGAGCGCCGTGCGCAGGCGGGCCGCCAGCCCGACCGGCTCGACGGACCGTTCGCCGGGACGCCGCTGTGGGTCGTGCCCAACCCCAGCGGCCTGAACGCGCACGCCACCGTGGAGTCGCTCGCGGAGGTCTACCGCGCCGCCGCGGTGGAGGCGGGCGTCGTGCCCGCGACCTGA
- a CDS encoding NAD(P)/FAD-dependent oxidoreductase → MSPVRDDVVVVGRRHDPEDHRLRDFLTRTAQPHRWVEAGSGEADALLADLPADVALPVVRCGGETVTGATVERLVEAWAMTAPPARDHYELAVIGAGPAGLAAAVYAASDGLSTVVLERDVPGGQASHTSLIENFFGFPGGIGGAEIARLAGRQAEGFGAELSFLRPVVGSRFAPGERTTLELEGGLAVTADIVIAAPGMLWRRLEVEGVEELLGRGVYYGAGRSEARHCGGDDVVVVGAGNSAGQAVMDLGNAGARVRMAVRGEGLGATMSQYLVDRIAEHPLIDVQLRTEVVAVHAADDGTLAAVTLRHRDGATEQVPARALFLCIGGTPRTGWASHHGVATDAAGYLLTGPDLLRDGRRPDGWPLDRDPLHLETLVPGLFAAGDVRSGSTKRVAGAVGDGAAAVALAHRRLAELHGA, encoded by the coding sequence ATGAGCCCCGTCCGCGACGACGTCGTCGTGGTCGGGCGACGCCACGACCCGGAGGACCATCGCCTGCGCGACTTCCTCACCCGCACCGCGCAGCCGCACCGCTGGGTCGAGGCGGGGTCCGGGGAGGCGGACGCGCTGCTCGCCGACCTGCCCGCCGACGTCGCCCTGCCGGTCGTGCGCTGCGGCGGCGAGACGGTGACGGGCGCGACCGTCGAGCGGCTCGTCGAGGCGTGGGCGATGACCGCGCCGCCCGCGCGCGACCACTACGAGCTCGCGGTGATCGGGGCCGGTCCGGCCGGGCTCGCCGCCGCCGTGTACGCCGCCTCCGACGGGCTGTCCACCGTCGTGCTCGAGCGCGACGTGCCGGGCGGGCAGGCCTCGCACACCTCGCTGATCGAGAACTTCTTCGGCTTCCCGGGCGGCATCGGCGGGGCGGAGATCGCGCGTCTCGCCGGCCGGCAGGCGGAGGGCTTCGGCGCGGAGCTGTCGTTCCTGCGTCCCGTCGTCGGCAGCCGCTTCGCGCCCGGGGAACGCACGACCCTCGAGCTGGAGGGCGGCCTCGCGGTCACGGCCGACATCGTCATCGCGGCCCCCGGCATGCTCTGGCGGCGCCTGGAGGTCGAGGGCGTCGAGGAGCTGCTCGGGCGCGGCGTCTACTACGGGGCGGGGCGTAGCGAAGCCCGCCACTGCGGTGGCGACGACGTCGTCGTGGTCGGGGCGGGCAACTCCGCCGGGCAGGCGGTCATGGACCTCGGCAACGCGGGCGCCCGGGTGCGCATGGCCGTGCGCGGTGAGGGGCTCGGCGCGACGATGTCCCAGTACCTCGTCGACCGGATCGCCGAGCATCCGCTGATCGACGTGCAGCTGCGCACCGAGGTCGTGGCGGTGCACGCCGCCGACGACGGCACGCTCGCCGCGGTCACGCTGCGCCACCGTGACGGGGCCACCGAGCAGGTCCCGGCCCGCGCGCTGTTCCTCTGCATCGGCGGGACGCCGCGCACCGGCTGGGCCTCCCACCACGGGGTCGCGACCGACGCGGCCGGCTACCTGCTGACCGGCCCGGACCTGCTGCGTGACGGGCGACGCCCGGACGGCTGGCCGCTGGACCGCGACCCGCTGCACCTCGAGACGCTCGTGCCGGGCCTGTTCGCGGCCGGGGACGTGCGCTCCGGGTCCACCAAGCGGGTCGCGGGCGCGGTCGGGGACGGGGCGGCGGCCGTCGCGCTCGCGCACCGGCGGCTGGCCGAGCTCCACGGCGCCTGA
- a CDS encoding UBP-type zinc finger domain-containing protein, which yields MPRCAHADELRIVDPPDPVPGCADCLPVGGTWVHLRMCQECGHVACCDSSPSTHATRHHEETGHPVARSVEPGEDWSWCYVDAVMFRAVGG from the coding sequence ATGCCCCGCTGCGCGCACGCCGACGAGCTGCGGATCGTGGATCCGCCCGACCCGGTCCCGGGGTGTGCCGACTGCCTTCCGGTCGGCGGCACCTGGGTGCACCTGCGGATGTGCCAGGAGTGCGGGCACGTCGCCTGCTGCGACAGCTCGCCGAGCACGCACGCGACGCGCCACCACGAGGAGACCGGCCACCCCGTCGCCCGCTCGGTCGAGCCGGGCGAGGACTGGAGCTGGTGCTACGTCGACGCGGTCATGTTCCGGGCGGTCGGCGGATGA
- a CDS encoding DNA-binding protein, with protein sequence MPGPPDDALLSPPEVAAWLDVDEAWVARAIAREDLPVMGFRSCGTPVVAVGEVRAWLRRPDPHGDET encoded by the coding sequence GTGCCCGGACCGCCCGACGACGCCCTGCTGAGCCCGCCCGAGGTGGCCGCGTGGCTCGACGTCGACGAGGCGTGGGTCGCGCGCGCGATCGCGCGCGAGGACCTGCCGGTGATGGGCTTCCGCTCGTGCGGCACGCCGGTCGTCGCGGTCGGGGAGGTCCGCGCCTGGCTGCGGCGGCCCGACCCGCACGGCGACGAGACCTGA
- a CDS encoding SRPBCC family protein, giving the protein MPRPIEHRAHLPADPAVVHDLLVDIAAWPAWSPHVASSEPSSGRCAAGMTVVTRAFFSPVATPMHVDWVREGAGMGWHSRALGHVLRYEDRVVAAVGGGTDVHFVARLEGPAAGLLTALARPFSTLGMRRRIERLGRVAAAVGPRQDTRRGVAA; this is encoded by the coding sequence ATGCCCCGCCCGATCGAGCACCGCGCCCACCTGCCCGCCGACCCGGCGGTCGTGCACGACCTGCTGGTCGACATCGCGGCCTGGCCGGCGTGGTCGCCGCACGTCGCGTCCAGCGAGCCGTCGAGCGGTCGCTGCGCCGCCGGGATGACGGTCGTGACCCGCGCGTTCTTCTCCCCGGTCGCGACCCCGATGCACGTCGACTGGGTCCGCGAGGGCGCGGGCATGGGCTGGCACTCGCGGGCCCTCGGGCACGTGCTGCGCTACGAGGACCGCGTCGTCGCGGCGGTGGGCGGCGGCACCGACGTGCACTTCGTGGCGCGACTCGAGGGCCCGGCGGCCGGGCTCCTGACCGCGCTCGCCCGGCCGTTCAGCACGCTCGGGATGCGCCGGCGGATCGAGCGACTCGGCCGTGTCGCGGCGGCGGTCGGACCGCGGCAGGACACGCGGCGCGGGGTGGCGGCGTGA
- a CDS encoding TspO/MBR family protein: MSVADASAPRPATAPVAVAWTAAVAATAAVGGLGTDVSSRWYRRLALPSFQPPGPAFGIVWTILYALIAIAATRATVAARDGDERRRIVWAFAANLLLNVAWTWIFFRGHRAGAAGVEILALQASTLLLIRQLVAVDRTASRLLVPYAAWVGFATVLTWTIAIRNR; the protein is encoded by the coding sequence GTGAGCGTCGCCGACGCGTCCGCGCCACGTCCGGCGACGGCGCCGGTCGCGGTCGCGTGGACCGCGGCGGTCGCCGCGACGGCCGCCGTCGGGGGCCTCGGGACCGACGTGTCGTCGCGCTGGTACCGGCGCCTGGCGCTGCCGTCCTTCCAGCCGCCCGGGCCGGCGTTCGGGATCGTCTGGACGATCCTCTACGCGCTGATCGCGATCGCCGCCACGCGCGCGACCGTCGCCGCCCGCGACGGGGACGAGCGGCGCCGGATCGTCTGGGCGTTCGCCGCGAACCTGCTGCTGAACGTCGCCTGGACCTGGATCTTCTTCCGCGGCCACCGGGCCGGCGCGGCCGGCGTCGAGATCCTCGCCCTCCAGGCCAGCACGCTGCTGCTGATCCGGCAGCTCGTCGCGGTCGACCGCACCGCCTCGCGCCTGCTCGTCCCCTACGCGGCCTGGGTCGGCTTCGCCACCGTGCTCACCTGGACGATCGCGATCCGCAACCGCTGA
- a CDS encoding helix-turn-helix domain-containing protein, translating to MPELAATSLPGGRFVVTLPEGGAEAVEPTVDRGELVGRLASEVRWDDVDRGAIDRIRAALPAAAPLPTATLTAGVPALARAVRVLVVDLLVEQRRLAPGDTDVPAEAAVDLVALLGLPADVVAAIPALQAAAVWERLVAAARIDELPALNAAAGPLGAVPGIVAAVLDRLADPAVGTGTQERRSREQLLAAAVPVAAPAADPRSARLAVALRPGGGVREHAALAAELRSAGVEATLLADHVVARVPAAGLPSPGPGVLLAAETTSHPDAVPARAARLREVLRRADPTDPSFVFDERDHVAERLLLSCPQVHRAIRARVRRVLAGGAPEADLATARVYLREGCDVRATAQTLGLHRETVRYRLGRLGATLGVDLRTWRGRTALLLAVRSERLPEPPTVPAGRPVAERGDRGPVSLGEGVEALAAARRGARASVAADLLADALARAGASASGGALLRAVGAELEDGWAAAGAVRASWPADRCTALVPLAALARRVGDGETIAQAPREALGEALLVGEPSPWIVEGLAAAAGFARGSLVRPAVYRAVTPSLARSVAMDLRGEGRVAIARGAVVLGLGGEEQGAEPTLQGLAGLRGVAAIGELTGVPELAAQVQPLVSLTDVALAAGRRGILDPVDGLLELLLLARPDLAEALQRSVLGPLEDHDASRGVDLVQTLQRHVELDLRRRRTAEDLHLHANSVDHRLAAIARLTGLSFRDPADVLLLQLAVAARRLGHGRPPVAERAR from the coding sequence GTGCCGGAGCTTGCGGCGACGTCACTCCCCGGCGGGCGGTTCGTTGTGACGCTGCCGGAGGGCGGGGCGGAGGCGGTCGAGCCGACCGTCGACCGCGGCGAGCTCGTGGGCCGGCTGGCGTCCGAGGTGCGCTGGGACGACGTGGATCGCGGCGCGATCGACCGGATCCGCGCCGCCCTGCCCGCTGCGGCCCCGCTCCCGACCGCGACGCTCACGGCCGGTGTCCCGGCGCTGGCGCGGGCCGTGCGCGTCCTGGTGGTCGACCTGCTGGTCGAGCAGCGCCGCCTGGCGCCCGGGGACACCGACGTGCCGGCGGAGGCGGCGGTCGACCTCGTCGCGCTGCTGGGCCTCCCCGCCGACGTCGTCGCGGCGATCCCCGCCCTGCAGGCCGCCGCCGTCTGGGAGCGCCTCGTCGCGGCCGCCCGGATCGACGAGCTTCCCGCGCTCAACGCCGCGGCCGGACCGCTGGGCGCCGTCCCGGGCATCGTCGCCGCGGTGCTCGACCGGCTGGCGGATCCCGCGGTGGGGACCGGGACGCAGGAGCGCCGGTCCCGGGAGCAGCTGCTGGCCGCCGCCGTGCCGGTGGCCGCACCGGCGGCGGATCCGCGATCCGCGCGGCTCGCGGTGGCGCTGCGGCCCGGGGGAGGGGTGCGCGAGCACGCGGCGCTGGCCGCCGAGCTGCGCTCGGCCGGGGTCGAGGCGACGCTGCTGGCCGACCACGTGGTCGCGCGGGTCCCGGCCGCCGGCCTGCCGTCCCCGGGGCCGGGGGTCCTGCTCGCGGCGGAGACGACGAGCCATCCGGATGCGGTCCCGGCCCGCGCCGCGCGCCTGCGCGAGGTCCTGCGCCGCGCGGATCCGACCGACCCGTCCTTCGTGTTCGACGAGCGCGACCACGTCGCCGAGCGGCTGCTGCTCTCCTGTCCGCAGGTCCATCGGGCGATCCGGGCGCGCGTGCGGCGGGTGCTCGCCGGGGGCGCGCCCGAGGCGGACCTCGCGACCGCCCGCGTGTATCTGCGTGAGGGCTGCGACGTCCGGGCGACGGCGCAGACGCTCGGACTGCACCGGGAGACCGTGCGCTACCGGCTGGGACGGCTCGGGGCGACCCTCGGGGTCGACCTGCGGACCTGGCGCGGCCGGACGGCCCTGCTGCTGGCCGTGCGGTCGGAGCGGCTGCCCGAGCCGCCGACCGTTCCCGCGGGCCGCCCCGTCGCGGAGCGCGGCGACCGCGGTCCCGTGTCGCTCGGCGAGGGGGTGGAGGCGCTGGCCGCCGCGCGCCGCGGCGCCCGGGCTTCGGTCGCGGCCGACCTGCTCGCCGACGCGCTGGCACGCGCGGGCGCGAGCGCGTCGGGCGGGGCGCTGCTGCGCGCGGTCGGCGCCGAGCTGGAGGACGGCTGGGCGGCGGCCGGCGCGGTTCGCGCCTCCTGGCCGGCGGACCGGTGCACCGCGCTCGTCCCGCTGGCCGCGCTCGCGCGGCGGGTCGGTGACGGCGAGACGATCGCGCAGGCGCCGCGCGAGGCGCTCGGTGAGGCGCTCCTGGTCGGGGAGCCGTCGCCCTGGATCGTGGAGGGCCTCGCGGCGGCGGCCGGCTTCGCGCGCGGGAGTCTCGTGCGGCCGGCGGTGTACCGCGCCGTCACGCCCTCCCTCGCCCGGTCCGTCGCGATGGACCTCCGCGGCGAGGGGCGGGTCGCGATCGCCCGCGGAGCGGTGGTCCTGGGCCTGGGCGGGGAGGAGCAGGGAGCCGAGCCGACGCTCCAGGGGCTCGCCGGCCTGCGTGGGGTGGCCGCGATCGGGGAGCTCACCGGCGTCCCCGAGCTGGCGGCGCAGGTGCAGCCGCTGGTGTCGCTCACCGACGTCGCCCTCGCGGCTGGACGGCGCGGCATCCTCGACCCGGTCGACGGTCTCCTCGAGCTGCTGCTGCTGGCCCGGCCGGACCTCGCCGAGGCGCTCCAGCGCAGCGTGCTCGGGCCGCTGGAGGACCACGACGCCTCCCGGGGCGTGGACCTCGTGCAGACGCTCCAGCGGCACGTGGAGCTGGACCTCCGCCGGCGACGGACCGCCGAGGACCTGCACCTCCACGCCAACTCGGTCGACCACCGGCTCGCGGCGATCGCCCGACTCACGGGCCTGTCGTTCCGCGATCCCGCCGACGTGCTGCTGCTGCAGCTCGCGGTGGCCGCCCGGCGGCTGGGTCACGGCCGCCCGCCCGTCGCCGAACGCGCTCGTTGA